A region of the Mytilus edulis chromosome 11, xbMytEdul2.2, whole genome shotgun sequence genome:
taactttaaaattttaagatgatTTTCTATATTATGATATTCTTATTTTAGAGAAAGGTGATTGCTATCAGCGATAGCGATGAGGAGGCGGGAGTGTCAGAGTCGGACGTCAGAAAGGTGATTGTTGCAGCAGAATCTGGCCCGTTCAAGGGgctaaagaagaaaaagaaaacagctgGAGCTGGATTCATACTTTCTGAAGCAGTTAAAGATGGCGAGTGAAGATAACACCAGTAAGTGATCAAATTTTTATTCTGTTTCTAATATGTTCTTATATACAATAGTTAGGATAGAAATCATTTATAACTTAGCAACATTTTTCCAATCAAAGATTGATTTATCAATATGTGAAATACTCGCTTTAAGATAAAACCATTGCCTTTGATTTAAAGCGATCTCATTTCTAAGAGGATCATTTCTCAATAATACAAACAGTTCactattcaatatacatgtatttacaaaaatatcttcAGATAAAGCAAAAGTgtccattttattacaaaataaatcgtTTCCGCTACTGTTTCGTTTAACATCATCAGATATGAATGGAGGATCATTTTCACTGTTTAATGGCCCATTTATTAATATAACTGCTAGAGTTATCGAACAGAATAACAATCCGACAATTTTCATCTTTGCACCAAGCCAGTGCAGTTGTGGAAACTGGTCACTGATTTCAGCTGtatccatattgataaaattgtaaTCATGCTCATCTGTCATTTTAAGTGAATATTCTTCCACATTTGCACTACTCAATTCatccttttcatttattttagaaatcTCCATTATGAAATCCAATTTCTTAATACAGGTGTCGcactttgttcatttgttttcatgcATGTATCTGTAGATTTATGATGTGAAAACTATTTTACTAGAGTTTATGTatcttatttatttcttttagccAATCAGAACAGAAAAAGGACAATGGGAGAAGAAGTAGAAAAAAAGACACTGAGTGAAAAACGAAAGCGGTCAGCTCCACCTTCATTAAGAACTTTATCTGTTgcatgtatttataataaattaacaacaaaatgtgatattcaaatgagagattttttttgtaaaattccctcaccaattttaattatttttatggattatgcagactttcaatttgttttaaatcctGGATTTGCCGAATTAGATGTGTTTAATGCTGCCGAGGAAATTTTTGATCAAAgatatcaattaaataaaatgataaggGAATGCAGCCATTTCACATCTGAAGagatattcattcatttaaagAACGTCCCAGGGTCTGTTTTAAATTCACTCGGACTTTCGTTCAATAGGGAGAACTTTTCCGATATTTTAAGGAAAATATTAAACATGCGATTTTCACGTGTTTAATTTACCAAAGAATATGTCtcatatattttaatctaaaatttaagaaatttatttgtaatattttcatcgtGTTTGAAGGTCTTTTTCCCCATTGCACAATGTATTTCACTGGTGCGTTTGAAGGTGTAATTCCCCATTTTCATAATTGTGTTTAATTTACCAAAGAATATGTCTcttatattttaatctaaaatttatttgtaatattttcatcgtgtttgaaggtgttattccccattgtccAATGTATTTCACTGGtgtgtttgaaggtgttattccccatttgaaggtgttattccccattgacataatgtttgaaggtgttattccccattgttCTAATGTTTGAAGGTGCTATTCCCCATTGTTCTAATGTTCGAAGGTGTTATTTCACATTGTCCtatgtttgaaggtgttattccccattgtccTATTGCCTtaatgtttgaaggtgttattccccattgtcctattgtcattatgtttgaagtttgtttgaagGTCCATTTGGGTTTTAAAGTTATGTATTTTCATTGGGGTTTTTAAGTTAAAGTCGCCATTTTACCATGCTACTCCCCATTGCCCTATGTATTTCACTTCCCCAGGTTGATAGCAAACGGATAAAActtaaatatgttgatatattttattataaaatcatatatttatttacatgaaataaaatattatataattattgtacagtgtgttttctttttcttgaatttattacggatatggatttttttttcaatttacaattgtattaatgtttttcttttaattttctatgaaaatatGCTAGCGAATGCACATTATCATCCAGCAAGTGTCTCTTGTCATCATATGGTGATAGTCCACTTTTCACAACCTTCACCATGTGAATCTGATGGTTGAAACTTCTCAAAGTGTACATATGCGAGAGTAGTGGAGAACAATTGAACAAGGTGTTTTTATATTGTTCGAATCTAACATTTCGGGTTTTAATACCCTTTGCTACTACAGTTTCCTTGTCGTCTGCGGTGATAAAACTATACATTTTTGCTCTTAGTCCGATATATTCCACCATTTGAATGGACTTGCATTCATCTTTGAATAAACCAATAATCGATTTCCTGTCTTTGGTGTAAAGAGGGTGATCAGCTGGATAATTTGAAAAGTCATATAGCTCACTGTTTAACGACATGTCTCTATATATGTCATCAGTTCTCACATGCATAATGAAACTGTCAGTATCTGTGTAACATAATGTTACATTCTCCTTGTATAGTTTTTTCATGTGGTTGTAGTAGTAATCAACCATGTGCGCCTTTGACAGATCGAGAATCATTTGTCCTAGGTAAATTGGTTTGTTGAagaaaatttttgttttggtttgtagCACGCCGCACAAGTGGTCGTTGAATATCTTAAagcttttaaatgatgattttgcAGTAAGTTTTTGAAACTTATCCCACCTATGACAGAGAGAGAAGTTGATATGTTTCCGCAACGATTCCATTGATTTACCGAAAATAGCATTGttgccatttttaaaaagtttttgctCGAAATTGCTAGTAGCCTTTTTCCTCATTTCGGTATTGAAGTCAATATACTGTTTCAACCATGGACGCTGTTCAAATGAAACTATATTGTGAATCTTCTTCAAAACCAAACCTAGTTTGAGGTATAACTTTAGATTCACATAGTGCAAGATGTAATGCTTTTTATCTTTCAAAGTAGCTAGCAATTTGGTGCTCGGTTGGTATTCTTTCCCATCATCATTTGCTTGCTCATACAGATGACGTGAATGAGGTGAAAGCATTTCATTTGTTATCACTCCTTTTTCAACTGCAAGAGGAAAATCATTGTGAAGATCGTGTAAGTTATCTGGGTAATCCAAATCGCATTCAATGACATATCCGATGTCAGCGTTATTGGATACATTTAAGACATTGAAATCGTTTATTTCCTCTTCTGACAACCACTGGAATTTCCCCACAGCTAATGGCATGCTCATGCTTAAACCGTATAAATTGTTCGCATCTACATACATCAAGTATGAAGTTGGTAAAGCTGGATCATAATTGCTCAAGTAGGGATTGTTTGCTTTTGCATGTCTGCAGCTCACCATTGTTAAACCTCCTCGTATACTCTGCTCAAAGAAGAGCCACATTGTAGGATCTGTCAATAGCTCAAGTCTCACACCAGTCATTTTCAATGCAGATTGCCAGGAAAGCCCTGGAAGAGTGTAATAATTTGCAGGGTCGAGGGAATAGTTCGTTATCCACTTCTTCCTGAAAGTTTCAAATACATCAGCTAATAATAGAACGTCAGTTTTTAGATAAAGATCGTGATATTCGCCTATATTCTTAATATTCATTTGATTCCATACCCGTTGCGCATGTTCATACTCGGTTTGACTAATTGTTTTCTCTGATAAATTGCTGTAGAATTTGTCTATAGAGGGTAATTCAGTTTCATTGAACCTTGCTGCATTGTCAATGTATTCGTAAGGatatgttccttttttcaacaaaagagcaATCCGCTTATCATCATCAAAttcttttgtaaaatgtttaaatgtttctttcGGATTCTCCTTAGACATTGACGATACCAATTCCTCTAGTGAACAATTCAAAAACTGGTATGAATCGATAAAGCGCAGATTGGATAGGTTGAAACTGATGTACTTTTCTGCATTCGTGGCTATGCAGCCAATTTCTTCACTCTTGAAAATACCTATCGAGGAACAGATTAAATGTGCATCAAACTGTTTCAGGTTATGAAATATAACTGGCACGAATGTGTGTTCTTTAAAATTAAGATTGCAATCTCTGCATGAAGCGCCACGAAATTTACCTGAAACATGTGCATGGTCTCGAACGCGGATAGTGGAATCTGTAAATTCTTCCATGCAAATGTGGCAATGTGTACTTGATTGAAAATCTTCCTCATCTTCAACAGTCATGCACAAGGGTTCAGGATTGTTCAAAATAGCCTTTATACGTTTATTTTCGTCAAGAAGACTATGAAGGAAGTGTTCACTAACATTTTCACCTCTATATATTTTAGGTGGTTGAGTGTATCTGTCATCGATGCAAACAACTTGATAACCGTACCCGCATGGTATCAACTTTGTTAATTTCGTTGTGCTGGTTCGATTATCTTCTGGCTCTTCAGTAACCATAGGTTCGCAAAATGTTTCCATGTCAGCATAAATAACAAATGATGTTTGTAACTGTTTGGCGTGATCTTGAAATGTTAGTATATCGTCTACCCCCTTGGTgggatatgtcacatgttgagcTTCAAATTTTGAGCAGTATTTTATATGTTTCTCTAAAGTATGTTCACTGGTGAAACCTGATAAACAGAATCTGCAATACTTATGACTGCGTCCCAAGCATTTTGTTCGATATAAAAGTCTATTGAGATCTGTAATCAAACACCAGTGACTTTTATTCCCACTTTTCAAATACAATAAGTCAACTTCATGATGAGCTTCTCTTAGACCTGTTACATGGAGGGGGAAAAATTCACCCTCTTCAAATCCTAACACCATTACTGAAATGTTATTCTGCCTTTCAAATTTACTCACAAATGATGGTGCAACGGGCAATTGTATACCTTCCATGTTCAATTCATGTTCATATGGGATGTAGTGATGCACTTTAGAAGGGTCACCTGAACACGTAGGATGTATGGATGCTATAATAgcatatacaaaacatttttcatcTAAGTTTCTTATGTTGAGTAACGCTCTGGTTGCAGCAAGAGTTCTTGGTAGGGGTATATACGATCCACCGCCTAAAGGTTTATATTTAGCTGTATTAATCTCAATGTGTTTAATATGATCTAATGACCAACCGCTCCCATTTCGTATATACTcatcaaaacttttgaatattttttgatatgtCACATTAATATCATGTTCATCATCTATATTTGCTCTATCAACTAGATTCGATGTCTTCGAGATAAAATGTGCATTATTCTTTAAATCATTACCACCTTCACCTCCATTCGGCTTGATCATTTGCACAAGACAATTCATATACCACTTAATATGACCGAGTTCATCACACATCTCTTGTAAATGAGTTTTTACCTCATGCTTAATTCCAGATAAAAATGCTAGAAGATCATACTTTTCCCCATTATCCTCATTCGGATAAATGAAACGAGCTCGTGCTATTCCCAAGAGAGCAGACTTATCCACACTTTTATGTTTGATTGTAGTATGTGAATTTGAATCAGTGTTTCCTGAACCAGTCTGATAAGTTGTATGATCGATGTTGCtatgtttaaacaaattttccgctgaatcaaaatgtctatcacaTTGTCGACATGGAAATGTACAACTGTTTCTCTGGTGTCTCTTCAGTTTGGAAGGGTGATCAAACAGAAGTTtacaataataacatgaatagacCTTAACCGTAAGATTTGATCTGTTGTCATTATCAACACTCAATCGATCATTTAACTCTCGCAACTGCTGTTGATATTGAGGGTTACTGTCAGGATAAAGACGCAATAAATCCTCGCAGAAATGATCATCAGCCATGACAATTGTGATATCAATAGCACTTTCAACGTTTTATATATACTACGCGATCGTGGACTAGAACTAATAGGCGAACATATgttatctaaatatttattttattaattaaatttaaaggtACACAGTGTAAATATACAAATagacaatatattatatacatatataaatatagacaaatttaaagaaaaatacaagtgATTGATTGAAGTCTCCAATAGTTTTAAATAATCCACTTCTTCATTACAAATGAAATGATAACCATTTACTCTTTAATCTTTTGCGATTTTGCGATTTTTCCACATTTCTTAAGAATTTTTCAGGAGACATCTTGATAGCTTTACCCTCTGCTGCACCATCATATTCATCAACATCCATCCTATTTTCCTCTTGATTGTCTGATTTTGATCGATCTacagtttcttttaaatttttcaattctgTTTTTTGCAAAACCTGACCACTACCATGttgtttggttacatcttcttctaggtttatttctgtttttatactGTCACTATCTTTACCATCatattccttttctttttctttcacatTAACAATTTCACATTGGTTGGACATATTCATCAATCTTCAACCGCTCCCATTTCGTATATACTcatcaaaacttttgaatattttttgatatgtCACATTAATATCATGTTCATCATCTATATTTGCTCTATCAACTAGATTCGATGTCTTCGAGATAAAATGTGCATTATTCTTTAAATCATTACCACCTTCACCTCCATTCGGCTTGATCATTTGCACAAGACAATTCATATACCACTTAATATGACCGAGTTCATCACACATCTCTTGTAAATGAGTTTTTACCTCATGCTTAATTCCAGATAAAAATGCTAGAAGATCATACTTTTCCCCATTATCCTCATTCGGATAAATGAAACGAGCTCGTGCTATTCCCAAGAGAGCAGACTTATCCACACTTTTATGTTTGATTGTAGTATGTGAATTTGAATCAGTGTTTCCTGAACCAGTCTGATAAGTTGTATGATCGATGTTGCtatgtttaaacaaattttccgctgaatcaaaatgtctatcacaTTGTCGACATGGAAATGTACAACTGTTTCTCTGGTGTCTCTTCAGTTTGGAAGGGTGATCAAACAGAAGTTtacaataataacatgaatagacCTTAACCGTAAGATTTGATCTGTTGTCATTATCAACACTCAATCGATCATTTAACTCTCGCAACTGCTGTTGATATTGAGGGTTACTGTCAGGATAAAGACGCAATAAATCCTCGCAGAAATGATCATCAGCCATGACAATTGTGATATCAATAGCACTTTCAACGTTTTATATATACTACGCGATCGTGGACTAGAACTAATAGGCGAACATATgttatctaaatatttattttattaattaaatttaaaggtACACAGTGTAAATATACAAATagacaatatattatatacatatataaatatagacaaatttaaagaaaaatacaagtgATTGATTGAAGTCTCCAATAGTTTTAAATAATCCACTTCTTCATTACAAATGAAATGATAACCATTTACTCTTTAATCTTTTGCGATTTTGCGATTTTTCCACATTTCTTAAGAATTTTTCAGGAGACATCTTGATAGCTTTACCCTCTGCTGCACCATCATATTCATCAACATCCATCCTATTTTCCTCTTGATTGTCTGATTTTGATCGATCTacagtttcttttaaatttttcaattctgTTTTTTGCAAAACCTGACCACTACCATGttgtttggttacatcttcttctaggtttatttctgtttttatactGTCACTATCTTTACCATCatattccttttctttttctttcacatTAACAATTTCACATTGGTTGGACATATTCATCAATCTTTCATATTTCTCCTTGGGTAATAGTATTAACTCCCGAGTcatagtatttgaaaaaagatgATATCAATGTTGGAATAATAACAATTATCTTCAGTAAACGTTTTCTCCTCAACTGAGGTGTTATATTATTAACTACCACAGCACGAATGAACTTTGCAAAAGTTGAAAGATTCCTTTTAACCCTCTCAGACAATGGTATGACGCTTTTTAGACAGTTGAATACTATTTCTACTAATAGTTGTAATTGTCTGTGGTCCGTGCTTTTTATGATTTGAGCAGATTGTTCAGGTGTAGTGTTCGCCAATAATTTAAGGAAGCTTCTACTTGattcttttaaaatcattttggtTGATAAACAATCGTGTCCTCCCCCGGAAAAGGATTTGCGCGCAACTGATATTCAGGGTTTGAACCTGGTGCTATATCCACTATCAAGCAATTGTATGGTCTGCTAATTGCACGTTGGTAAACGTCCATGAAAAAGCGAACTTGACCTGGAAACATTTGTCGAGCTAAAGATTGTATTTGCAGTGAATCTCtaccatttttgaaaagaaaaaagacgtGAGAATTCAAACTGATTGATCGCATAACCTTCCCCTTCTGATATAAattttgtagtataaaaataattgatgttAAGGTGTGATGACTTAAAACGCAATAAATCTTCTGCATCAGTTTACAGTCCACTACTTCATCCATTTTATCATCAATGATCCATAATGTGTGTATATCCTTATCAACAAGAAAATCACTTTCATCAGGCAGTTCCAGTTGAAATGAAATGTTGGAGACAGTTTTTTTCAATTCATCGAAGACATCTTGCCATATGCTGTAACAGTAGTATATCTTCTGAGGTGGTATTGTAAACATTTCCTGAGCGTTCTCTAATAATCTTTTAATGTATGTAGTTTTTCCTGAACCCGTTGGACCGACACATATTGAAGTCATgggtgtttgaaatttcaccAAACTCATGATGATCACCTCTTGCTCGAATGATGATTGTTACCATGTGTCTCatcattttaaacactttttcatATGCAGTGTGAATAGGTTTTACCAATCACATTGAAAACAAAGATGTCGTTTGCTTGATGATTATCACTGAAAAAATCGTGAATGTTAGTTAGATCATACTCTCTACATAAGAGTGATAAGATGAAAATGCAATATTGACCGCATACTGATGAATTCTCACTCTGTAATCGTTTTTGATTTATTTCCAGAGATATCGCATTGTGTTCAAAGAATTTTAAGAAGTGACGTGAATAATAATCGGGAGAGTGTGCGAAGCTGTCGAAAAATATCCCTCTTCGTTCCTCATTTATGAAAAAGGCGATCCAGTGTGCACCATTCTCAAAATGATTTTCAGTGTTACAAATAAATCCCATGGGTCGATTTCTCACTATCTTAGGTATCTGATCTGCTGCAAATATACCAACAATTTTATCCTTCATTAGTTCATCACAATTAATCATACACTCCAATTGCAT
Encoded here:
- the LOC139494592 gene encoding uncharacterized protein, encoding MADDHFCEDLLRLYPDSNPQYQQQLRELNDRLSVDNDNRSNLTVKVYSCYYCKLLFDHPSKLKRHQRNSCTFPCRQCDRHFDSAENLFKHSNIDHTTYQTGSGNTDSNSHTTIKHKSVDKSALLGIARARFIYPNEDNGEKYDLLAFLSGIKHEVKTHLQEMCDELGHIKWYMNCLVQMIKPNGGEGGNDLKNNAHFISKTSNLVDRANIDDEHDINVTYQKIFKSFDEYIRNGSGWSLDHIKHIEINTAKYKPLGGGSYIPLPRTLAATRALLNIRNLDEKCFVYAIIASIHPTCSGDPSKVHHYIPYEHELNMEGIQLPVAPSFVSKFERQNNISVMVLGFEEGEFFPLHVTGLREAHHEVDLLYLKSGNKSHWCLITDLNRLLYRTKCLGRSHKYCRFCLSGFTSEHTLEKHIKYCSKFEAQHVTYPTKGVDDILTFQDHAKQLQTSFVIYADMETFCEPMVTEEPEDNRTSTTKLTKLIPCGYGYQVVCIDDRYTQPPKIYRGENVSEHFLHSLLDENKRIKAILNNPEPLCMTVEDEEDFQSSTHCHICMEEFTDSTIRVRDHAHVSGKFRGASCRDCNLNFKEHTFVPVIFHNLKQFDAHLICSSIGIFKSEEIGCIATNAEKYISFNLSNLRFIDSYQFLNCSLEELVSSMSKENPKETFKHFTKEFDDDKRIALLLKKGTYPYEYIDNAARFNETELPSIDKFYSNLSEKTISQTEYEHAQRVWNQMNIKNIGEYHDLYLKTDVLLLADVFETFRKKWITNYSLDPANYYTLPGLSWQSALKMTGVRLELLTDPTMWLFFEQSIRGGLTMVSCRHAKANNPYLSNYDPALPTSYLMYVDANNLYGLSMSMPLAVGKFQWLSEEEINDFNVLNVSNNADIGYVIECDLDYPDNLHDLHNDFPLAVEKGVITNEMLSPHSRHLYEQANDDGKEYQPSTKLLATLKDKKHYILHYVNLKLYLKLGLVLKKIHNIVSFEQRPWLKQYIDFNTEMRKKATSNFEQKLFKNGNNAIFGKSMESLRKHINFSLCHRWDKFQKLTAKSSFKSFKIFNDHLCGVLQTKTKIFFNKPIYLGQMILDLSKAHMVDYYYNHMKKLYKENVTLCYTDTDSFIMHVRTDDIYRDMSLNSELYDFSNYPADHPLYTKDRKSIIGLFKDECKSIQMVEYIGLRAKMYSFITADDKETVVAKGIKTRNVRFEQYKNTLFNCSPLLSHMYTLRSFNHQIHMVKVVKSGLSPYDDKRHLLDDNVHSLAYFHRKLKEKH